In one window of Solanum pennellii chromosome 2, SPENNV200 DNA:
- the LOC107009960 gene encoding tryptophan aminotransferase-related protein 4-like → MSSLDLKWKVLFSVSLIVNFTCIVLVILQSETTRLSWTRKTAIEAEKVASISCSGHGRAYLDGLVLREDGKPICECNACFTGPDCSLFKPNCAVDVDSGNPMFLEPFWKQNAGSSGVMVAGWHRMGYEFEDGSLISKQLESVIHKLHETVGNANTSNKYIVFGVGSTQLLNAAVYALSHHNSNSSPTKVVASAPYYPVYKSQTELLDSKKYKFSGDTSSWKNETRSSRTNFIEFVTCPNNPDGHLNKAVLQGKFARHVYDLAYYWPHYTAIPSPMDEDLMLFTLSKLTGHAGSRFGWAIVKDKDVYERMVEYIDLNTYGIPRETQLRALKLLNVVLQGDRRQIFRFAHTIMKTRWEKLAEILSTSKRFSMEQLPSQHCAFSKQVRPTSPAFAWLKCEAEEDEECHNVLREANIIGRKGAVFGVENRYVRLSVVNSRDDFDLLLQRLQDLVAKH, encoded by the exons atgtCGTCATTAGATTTAAAGTGGAAAGTGTTATTTAGCGTTTCATTAATTGTCAATTTTACATGTATTGTTTTGGTAATACTTCAGAGTGAGACGACGCGCTTAAGCTGGACAAGAAAAACAGCTATAGAAGCAGAGAAAGTTGCGTCTATCAGTTGTTCAGGACATGGAAGAGCTTATTTAGACGGCTTAGTACTCAGAGAAGACGGAAAACCGATTTGTGAGTGCAATGCATGCTTTACTGGCCCTGATTGCTCTCTCTTTAAACCCAATTGCGCGGTTGATGTAGACAG TGGAAACCCTATGTTTTTAGAGCCATTTTGGAAGCAAAATGCAGGGAGTAGTGGTGTAATGGTAGCTGGATGGCATAGAATGGGCTATGAATTTGAGGATGGTTCGCTCATTTCTAAGCAATTGGAGAGTGTAATACACAAGTTACATGAAACTGTAGGAAATGCAAACACATCAAACAAGTACATAGTATTCGGCGTTGGCTCAACTCAACTTCTTAATGCCGCGGTGTATGCTCTTTCCCATCACAACTCCAATTCATCGCCTACCAAAGTTGTTGCTTCTGCCCCTTACTATCCTGTTTACAAATCACAAACAGAGCTATTGGATTCGAAAAAGTATAAGTTTAGTGGAGATACATCGTCTTGGAAAAACGAAACAAGGAGTAGTAGAACAAATTTCATTGAGTTTGTGACATGTCCAAACAATCCAGATGGGCACTTAAACAAGGCAGTCCTTCAAGGAAAATTTGCAAGACATGTATACGATTTAGCTTACTATTGGCCACATTACACCGCGATTCCAAGCCCTATGGATGAAGATCTCATGTTATTTACACTTTCAAAGCTCACTGGTCATGCTGGTAGCAGATTTGG ATGGGCTATAGTCAAAGACAAAGATGTATACGAAAGAATGGTGGAATACATAGATTTAAACACTTATGGTATTCCACGTGAAACTCAATTGAGAGCTTTAAAACTCTTAAACGTTGTGTTACAAGGAGATAGAAGACAAATATTTCGATTTGCACATACAATTATGAAGACTAGATGGGAAAAGCTCGCGGAGATCTTGTCTACTTCAAAACGATTCTCAATGGAACAACTTCCCTCCCAACATTGTGCATTTTCGAAACAAGTTAGGCCAACTTCTCCAg CTTTTGCGTGGTTAAAATGTGAAgcggaagaagatgaagagtgTCACAACGTGCTGAGGGAAGCTAATATTATTGGTCGAAAAGGCGCTGTATTTGGAGTTGAAAATCGTTATGTTCGTCTTAGTGTTGTGAATAGCAGAGATGATTTCGATTTATTGCTGCAACGACTACAAGATTTAGTGGCTAAACATTGA